The DNA region ACATAATCATTCATCAAAAACCAGCTAATAAGATCAGCAAATGTCATGACGCTTTAAAGTCGACGTGGTTCAATACAGTAACCAGAAAAACAGAACAAATTACTAAGCAAACAACAACTACTTTCTTTTAGGCTCATTCCTGCAAGAGCGCCTATTGTGTCCTGCATGTCCACATCTACTGCACGAGTTTGTACGTGTATTTCAAAACCATTCAGATAAAGACTTATCACGCTTCTTTTTTGGCCTTCCAGGTGGTCTCTTGTACCTCGGTGGCAACACTACTTCTTCTGAAATGTATACAGGCACATTCCACTCACTCTGATCCAGTAACGGATAAATTAGGACATCATAAGTCTTCATCACAGTTTCTGGTTTGTACAACTTTGAGCAGTAGCTGTCGACAGTGAGATTTTTCATCTTAAGAACAGCCCAAGCATGGGGGCAGGGAATCTCATCGACTTGGAACATTTTGCAACTGCAAGTTTTCTTTTCAATACAAACAATGAAACTCCTCCCTTCATCAATTACGGTGTGTAAGTATTCTGTTGATGGAATTACCTATGCAACAATATACAAACAGATTCACATCAAGTTTTTATTACAAACATAATAAGCCATatcaatatataatttttttgtaagaaatatacTTATGTATAAGAATCGTAAAGATGATATAAGCAATGAAAAAATACGTATATAGATGCATGAAAACAAACCTTCATGCGAGTAGATTTATTCTCATTAATGGTCAGCAATTCTTGAAATTTTTTCCCAAGCGTCGTGAATGTATACGAACCATTTTGTCGGTTTGTGAAATTCCATCGTCCATACATCAACCTAACTTCCTCCAGAAAATCATATATTGGTAATTCTCTAGCAGATACGGGTGCTGCATTAATGGACTCAGCAATATTTGATGTTAATGTCCATGCTCGATTAACTGGACAATAAAGTCTAGACCAATTTGCCCTTCCCACTGAATCCAAGTACTCCTTCACCCGAATATCCTCTTTCTCAACTTTTCCCATTAGCATATCAAAGTCATTCTGTGTGTATGCTTTTGCCATTTTATAGTATACACCACTCACCACTTCATGACTCTTCCTATAGTTATTATATACATTTTTCCAAAGATGCCATATGCATGCTAAATGCGGAATAGTAGGATAAATTCTAGAAACAGCCTTGAAGATGCTTTCATGTCTATCAGATACAATACACATGTTATCCCTTACCCCATATGCTTCCTTGAACTGTTGAAAGAACCATGACCAAGAATTATCGTTCTCAGAATCGATCACGCCATATGCTAGAGGCAGTATATTACCTACAAATTCAATTGAGCAAAGCAAAAGGTTACTGATTTTTACTCCACTGTATTCATTGTATGCAAAAAATAGTACATTTGTATACGAATTACCTGCACCATCCAAAGTGCTCGCTGAAACAAAGGTGCCATTGTATTCTTGTTTTAGGTGGCTCCCGTCTACAACCACTATTGGTCGACAATAATCGAACCCTTTTATAAAGGCATACAATGCTACAAATAGATATAAGAACTCAGTTTCAGGCGATTTTTTCATTCTTATATGAGAACCTGGATACGTTTTATCCAAGATGTATACATATCCAGGTAACTTCTTGTAAGAATCTGCTGGCTCTCCCCTCAACTCGATCATAGCCTTTTCTTTAGCACGATAAGCCTTCATGTAATTCACATCCACGCCAATTTCATTTTTCATATCATCTACTATATCTTTTGGCGTATACTTCCTCTTGTGATTTGTTAACTTTGGTTTAATAATGCCTGCTATAAAATCACTACTTGCTTGAATACAAGAACACACCTTATCCTTCAATGGACATGTATGTTTGTCCACAAACTCTCTAACTTTGAACATTGTAGATTTGTTAATGCTTGAAGATTTCATTTTCCACTCACATTGTTATGATATACATACAATGGTGTAGCTGCAAATCCACAATTGTATACTTATACATTCAGTTTCCGACACATATCAAATCATTAGGCAAAAAACTGAATACAATTTCATATACCAATTTAAACTAGATAGTCAGATATATGTAAGAAATATCAACTAGTTAAATACACATCACTTAATGAAAAAATACACAATTTTATTGTTATATACAAATAAATAATAAACAGTTTAACAAGCATACCTTATAGAATTTGATCTCTCTGTACAGAACTGAAACCTATTGTCAATTGCATATTTTTTCATCATAGCCTTCAAAGTATCCTTGTCATTGTATACCTGATTTACCATGATCTCCTTGTGATTATGATTTGAAATGATCAAATCATCATACACAACTATTTACTAACTAGAAGTTGACGTTGCCAGTTCTATCGCATCATCTGTATTCATAACTTGTTATTGACGACTGTATTCCAATTGCATTATGTCACCTTCAACTACACTTTCACTAGACACATTATATTCAATCAACTTATCAGTTGTGGTAATACACAAAGGATAACTCCCAAACTGCCTACTATCTTTCTTCAGTTCAACATACACCCTGACACTCATGTCATTGTGTATTTCAAGCGGCATAGAATCACCTTCGATCATGTATTTGATATTAATTGTTTTGTTACTTGTATCTATTGCTACCTGTTTCGCTATTACATCAACTACATTATCGTACGAGGCATAATCTTTGAAAACTATTGCATCGATTGTGTAATTCACAAAACGATTCTCATCGTTCCAAATACCGGAATGTCGAATTACTGCCGGTATGgtagacatttttttttaattcagtaGTGCTAATGATTATCAACAACTTCAATGTAAAACTACTCGTTGTATCATGAACATCAAGTGAACTATTATTTACCTTCGAATTTCAGAATAAGTCCAACAAATTCTGTATAGAACAACTCTAAAAAAACCTGTAGAAACTCAGACGAACAACAACAGATTCGATTGCGACAATCTAAATTAAAATCGCAATTGATTTTTGAGATTGTTTTCTAAACGTAATCTATATGTTTGAATTGAATTTATTGTTAGGAGGTGAAGCTCTGTTTTTCCGTTTTTGAATACtattttttgaatttgaatttgagtaaTTGTAAACGAAAAGAATCGTCTGATATTTTGGAAGCCAGGTCATTGAGAGTGATTCTAGGAAGATTTTTACTTAGTTTGCCTTGTTTAGGAGATTTCATCCCACGATTTTAGTAAAATTTAAtgattgtattcatgaatacagtgacACTTAATAACGAATACAACATGAAACAAGCGCTTACTTTAGCTATATGTTTGCCACGAAAAGTAAATAGCTAAACTGTAGCTATGCGGAAAAAAAAACCCCAAATAgtagtcatttatgaaattttccctttttttttgtgtCAACATTTATCCTTTTTTGGTGTCAACATTTATCCTTTGAAGATAATTGATCAGATGGGCCAATCTTTTAGGAAAACCGAACCTGTTAACATAGCCTAGGTGGCCCAACCATTAGTAAGTCTTGATTATACAGTACAAACAATGATTTGTACATGTTGCCGTTTCTAGACAATAAAATTAGGGGCGGGCGTTGAGTTCTCCAgttcgattttatcaaactttGATTTGGCTATTTCAGTTTCGATTTtttaaggtggacaccgaacaccgaactaaactaattcggttcggttctttcggtttcggttttttaaagtttggTTCGGTTCAGTTTCGGTTTTTtcgatatgatattagaagcgattccatttacactaattcatattctcaaaagcaacaaaacataaaactaacaaattaaaatcaaaatcaaacaaacaggatacacaagaacagaaaaccataaccataatataagattactaggtgttatatacatacagtaagaataattaagaaaacacttaaaggacatacattaatcctaaaaacacatcctagtcacctttctttgttaaggatatttgattttctcaactgaagtggaaaattagggatacaaaagcaaaagagagcttattacaattgagttttttttgggcttaaacttaatgggtctggactatCTTAGTTTTTTTGAGTAATGTATaaatttcggttcttcggttcggtttcatcAAACTTCGATTCGGCTATTTccgtttcggttttttgaaggtgaacaccaaacaccgaaccaaactagttcggttcggttctttcggtttcggtttcttgAAGTTCGGTTAGATTCGGTCCGGAccgatttttcgattttcggtatttatgcccagccctaaataaaatattatttagaAACTAGTCAGTTTTTATAATGTGTTTAAAGTCTAACCAAATGGAGAAAACTTCAAACTTCTTGCTTGCACTTCTATTCctcctcttctttcttctttttctctacAACAGAGACAACAAGAATATGATATGGGCTCCTTTCATAGTTATATTCCGAAAATTGACAAGAAGAATTATAATTTTGGTTCTTTTTATAGCTTTATGCTAAAAAGAAAATTTGGATTTTTGGAATGAAAAAAGATACGTAAATTTGATCCTGAATCCCGGGAAGTTAGAAATATGATATTTAAAGTTTGAAATTTAAAGTTTGAAAACTTTGAATTTTCGAGTCTAAAGTTAGCCTTAGCTAGTTTCCAACTTCATAGTTCATACTTTAATTTCTAGTTGAAATTGAAAACTTAAAAGTTTGAAACTAGAACTTCAACCCCTTAAGTCTGACGTTACGCTTGGCTAGTTCCCAACTTCAGACTTTTGGATTGAGGTTAATACTAAAGTTTGGACTTTGAACTTTTAGACTTTGGCTTGGCCAGTGTCCATCTTCAGACCTTTGAGCAGAAGTTTTTAAACTTCAGCCTGAAGATCTGAAGTTGTGAACTAACCAAGTCTAACTTCAGAAGGTCCAAAGTTTGAACTGTCGTTAGACCAATTCCTCACTTCAAACCCCAAGGAGTGAAGTTTAAACTTTAGACTTGAGATTTCAAGTTTGAttctgaaaaggctaaaattTAAAGAATTTGTAGGTTTTAGCTATATCTTAAATACCAGTCCTCTAAACGGCTATTTATGCACTTGTCCCTTTATTACGAGACATGATCCTAGTACAAGTTAATAATGAGgattttttcatatgaaaagtaatgtaTGAATATGCCAAAAAGAATAAACCGGCATAACATTGATATTTCTACAAGTATGATGTTGATCATCACTCAATCAGAATCTGAAAACTTCATAACATTGGTATCTTTGTAGGTCATTTTATTTGTGTTTTATTACAAGAGATATTTATTTCTGTTGATACGTGAGCTCGGACAAACCAACTAGGAAATCAAGTTTTATATGTTGGCCTAACTTCTAAAATTGCAAATCCTAGCAAAATATTATCAAATCAAAACTTTAGCATCTAACAAGAACGTGATATGGCTAGAAGCACTAAGAGAAAAGCTTGCTTTACTTTCTAGTGCTTTAATGTCCACCTACTGCACTTAGATTTCATTAAGTTGACCAATAAATCCACCTCCAAATTAGCACTCACGAGTTCACCAAAATTcttgttagaaaaaaaaaatattttaattaaaccACCCTCAATTAATAATTTGTTTCGAGTAAATaggagaaaatttgaaaaaataaaagttaaTTTCTTCTTGATAATgtaagtgaacacttattttcaagcaaaataaaaagactaagtgaacacttattttgacggagggagtaattaatgAACTTAACTTATATACATTGTTAATGGAAATAACTTAATACACTATTATGTTATTTAATTTTAAcctattttttttctaattttaacctattttattttaaaaaaattacaaatGTCATATTTTAAGAAGCCTAATTTGCATATATCTTTAAATGACATGATAATATCAGAATGAGAGGAAGCAAATGTATGTGCCTATGTGGAAAGAAATCAATGGCAAAGCGCAAGTGAAGCGCATTGGATCTTATCTTCAAGAAATCAATGGCGAAACGCAATTTACTTTGTTTATTTTACGTATCCTAGTTACTATTTGAAGTTGAAGGAGTTTTTCCTTAATCAcaatttttcaaatatttttatgtaatttctgtatatgtattatttttatttcaatttttttaaagattttagaTTCAAATTCACATCAAGAATTATATTGTTAGACTCTCGTACTCCGAATTaggtcacataaattgaaacagagagagtaatAAAGTTTAaattctctctatatatatacacacacatattagATGTATATTTTGTTATCAAATTAGGTTATGATAAGGTAATTActcataaatttttataataaatatataactaACTTGCTGTCACAAGATTaataatgcaaaaaaaaaaaaaaaaaacctattagTACAAGCTAGAAATAGGATTTGAAGagcacaagaattgaatttttgtgGTGAGATGCTATAATTTTGAGTTGCAAAGTGAACGGCAGGCGTGCTATACATCGTCTGGCCACTAAAAGCAAAACAACAAAAGCTAGAGTGACAGTTGTCTTTAGATGCGTACATTTTAAGAAAAGGTGTCAAAACCTCCATTTCTCCCACTCCCACTAAATACTAGTAATGCCTAGCCAGAGACACCATGCATAGGCACGAAACGGAATTTAAGAGTAGGTGAGTGCCTTAGTGGGTATGGCTACTTATGGTCTTCATTGGCTTTTAGGGCATTCCCTAAGATCCTATATGTATGTAGTGACCGGGGAGATAGAATTTTCACTAAAGAAATACATcattcgttatatatatataaaaaaagattaATCTTATATATATAGTGATTCAGGCAAAGGCTTTTGAACAAACCCCCTTCCGACCCTTTATGTCTCTGCCTTGATGCTAAGAGTTGAACTCATGGTCTCAAGCGGATTCTGATTTGAATTTTACGGATTTGAAAGTCTATTACATCTTAAAATCTAATTTAATATATCAGAGTAAACTACAACTATTGAGTTCGAATGAATCCATAGCTCCTTCACCGGATGTGCCTCGTCCCATAGGACCAAACTTAGACAGGTACATCTTTGCTTGTCAATCAATCATTTTAGAAACTTCTTATCTTTCCTTTTAATATTGGACCATGGCAGCATGATTAACTATCCTAATTAACTTAACTTTAGTTGTATTTAGCCCCAAAAAAACATGTACAATTAATAAGTTAGACTAAACTTGAATATATGTAGGAGCTAGCAACAATCTAATTTTGCTATGAACAATTATGTATTGTTGTATGTCAATATAAATATTGATGGGATTTGTATTTGCAAACAGTTCAAATCTAATTACTTCATTCAAAGATTTATGTTTACAACGATTCTTCACTTCGTGATGACGTTGAAAGACATTAGCACGTTTCCAATAGGTTCATTAATTTAACAGTGAAGATCTAATCTTAACCATATACAATCATCACCTGATGATACTTACTCATGCCAAAAAATTAATGTGTTCGACTTTTAAATTCTTATTACTCCCTTTGTATCAATTTGTTTGTCTAGTTTTAACTTAGAATTATAAGTTCGGAATTTAATATTTATTGAAAGTTTAGTAATTGTCCAAAATGTAAAGAAATGATGGCATAATTTCTTATACCCACCACATAAGAGAACCTTGATTGCAAGATCTTTAAGTTTAATTAAAAACCTTTAATATAAGATCAATATATCCATCATTAGTATAAGATAGAGTGACACGTTCCTAACAGATTAGATAAAGACGGTCGCATGATCTATGCCTATGGTAGTCACTAAAATTTGGAGTCAAATGAGAACAATGACATATTAGGAATATTGCGTCTGAATGCGATTGGCCCCACAATCCTTTGTTGGTTTTTTAATATTAGGATCTAAGTTAGAATACAAATGGTAAAAACTTTATCATACTATCCATtaattttaacttttgataataCGTTGCTTATCTTTTCTATTATATCATCAATTAATGCTTGATGAGATTTGttaatgtaaaaaaaatatatatatatatatatatatatatatatatatatatatatatatatatattatttgatCGTCTTTATACATGTTGTAGCATGTAACTTTAATTTTCTTACTTTCAAACTTACAAATCTCATATTTTAAGGAGACTTATATAAGACTTCTTTATAACTGGAAACGTTCCCTTTATCACTATAGACTACGTAACTAACTTAAactcattatttttttttataagtaacccaattgtattcattttttttttaattccatgCATAGAATTTAACACTTTTTAATACCCTAAGTCAAAAGTGGGAGCAAGCTGTACTTCTCATGCGATGATTTTGCATGAAGCCAGAAGAGGGGCCACATAATCACCATCACCCGCATGATAGTTGATCTTGATAACACTATCGCCACCAACACCACTATATCCCACCCAAGTCAACACGTTCATATTTTCATTCATCCGTTAAAATACTTCGTAAGAAGCTACTCGAAAGCCATGCAAATGCTATAAATAGGATAACTCCTTAACCACATTAATCCTCACTATCATAAGCATTTCATTTCATCTAAGTACGTAAGATATTTCATACGAGTAACTTGCATAAAGATACTAGTGGACTAATATATAATTGTCATACTTGATAAGTTAGGAATGGCTCATTCCAAGCTTATAGCAACTGCATTGTTGATTTTGCTCTTTGTTGATCTTGCCTTTTGTGCAAGATTAGGAAAGACGATACACGGTGGAGGAAGAGGTGGTGGAGGTGGAGGAAaaggtggtggtggtggaggaggctCAGCATTAGGGTCAGGTTCAGGATATGGTTCAGGGTATGGTTCAGGGGAAGGCTCTGGATATGGTGGTGGTGATGGGGTGTTCGGACGTGGTGGAGGAGGTGGTGGAGGAGGCGGCCATGGAGGCGGTGGTGGTGGTGGAAATTCGGGGAGGGGTAGTGGTTCTGGCTCTGGATATGGGTCGGGATATGGATCAGGGTATGGGTCAGGTGAAGGAATAGGTAAGGGTGGAGGTGGTGGAGGTGGTGGTGGTCATGGTGGAGGAGGCGGTGGTGGCACAGGAAATAATGGCTCAGGATATGGTTCGGGTTCGGGCTATGGAAGTGGAAGTGGCTCAGGGTATGGAAGTGGTGGCGGTGGAAGAGGAGGAGGCGGAGgcggtggtggtggtggaggaggtggTGGTGGCGGCGGTGGTGGCAATGGTAATGGTTCAGGCTATGGTAGTGGCTCAGGGTATGGATCAGGCTATGGTTCAGGATATGGTGGAGGGAATGGAGGTGATGAACCTTGAACTACTGGAATGAAGTTCATGTATACGAAAATTTGATAAGTATTTggtatttgcattatttatgatATGGAATAAATTGCATGGTTTTAACCACCTTTATTTATGTGGTGGTAAACTTTGCTTTGCTTGTGTTTGTAATCAGATTTCAATGTATGGTATTTTAGTATGTTAAGTTAATGCAATAATAACTTTCCAGGTTTTCCTCAAATGCACTTCGATACTAAAGGGGAAATGGAAACTATGGGGGTTTTAGTAGGGAAGCGCTTGACTcacaaaaaatatataaaatgtcCTGGATGAAACTTAAATCCGCTTCATTTTAGTTTAAATGAAATTATGCCACTAAGTTACAACTCTAATCTTCAACCTCGACTACTTAATTATGGGTGATAATGTATTCTTCCATTACTAAAGGTGACAGTAATACACTCAGAGCGATGTGCTGGAATGATAAGCAGTTCCTATTCTCTTTAACCAAAAGTCTAGAGCAGGAGTTCTTTATAAGATTTCGAAAAAACATACTAAGGAGCCGTTTGGCCATTTATTCACTTTTCTCAagaataatttttattttatattaaaaTAAATCAGTATTTGGTTATAAATTTCCAAACTCAACTTGGAGTGCTCCACCCTCCTCTCCTTTGCTAAGTacaaccaaacacaactctatcttCTAACTACAatttcataaattccaaataaagtgaaaaatatttgcaatctatggccaaacgcctagtAACTCATCTCTCTGTTCACATATTAGTTCTACTTGAtgaaatttcagtttttcttatTCGTTCCAAAAAGATTATTGCGAATAGAAATTTTAACAAGTGTTATTGTTTGTATTTTCGTAGTTTAAGGCCATATTTGTTTGCTTCTAAAAGCAGCTAAAAGTCTAAATTAGTTACCTACTCGAAGTTGGAGGATTTCTAAAGCACTTGACCCAAATAATCAAATTCATAAGCAAAACGATACTGAAACTCAGCAAGCAAAATGCTATTGCAAAGCCTATTTCCTCAAAGGTCCAAGCTGAAAAGGGCTAAAATGTAACAGCGCCCAGCCTCCTCTCAAACAAATGGACTATGTCATCATCAGCAAAATCATCCACTAATTAGTTATAGCATAAAATAAAAATGTCCGACTGCAACCTGAGAAATTACACATTACCTAAACCATATTGAAGTATTCAAAGACATAAAATACGAAATTACTCGAATGCGCCGGAAGTCTCAACAGTTCTCGCGTCTCAGTTACATAGTTGCTATCACGGAAGCTCATGCTGTGACAGTCTGACAGATGCTCCTATTGATAACTATGACTATTCCTCTACGAGACATAGGAAGGAATAAATGTTTTTATATAAAACAGACCATAAGAAAGCTTCAAAATTGTCAACTGAGAGCTAGCTATTGAAGAATTACGACTGTATAGAACGATATTATATTGAATCAATTGCGATCCCCACAAGCTTTGCTTCCAAATATTCCTTAAATGTACTAAATTTATGCTGCCCTCCTCGGATGGAATGTGTTCTCCAGCCGTGGATCATCATTTCACAAATTCATCGCTATAGAAATGTGAATACAGTTCCAAAATCACCATATGCATATGAAATTATACGTATCATCAAGAAAACGTCAAAGAAGAATAGTAAGAAATACAAGTCCATCCTATCACCTCTCAAAAACAGTAGCTACTTTCTTAGATATCATGGACTCTGCCATGCGGATAGCTCTTTGTGATCCAGTTATAGTTACCTTCCTGCAAAAAGGCCAAGAGTTTTATAAATGCAATTTTTATGCCTTTGTACTTCAACCTGTCTAGTGAAATAACAATGCCAGGACGTCATACCTGTCAGAAGTACCAGAAAAGAAATCACCCCTGTCTGATATCTTTATTCTGGCGCCACTAAGCTGCAATGGAAGTAGAGGCTTAGTACATATATAAACCAGGCAGAATTGCAACTTCTTTACACACCTGACTGATCTCCATTATGCTCCTCCCATTCCGGCCAAGGACTAATCCAATACGCTCATCCGCAACACCAATAGTCACAGAATCGTTCTTGTCTTCCTGCGGTGCCACCTGAGTAAACTCAACAAGAATAGAATCATGACAGAACCAAGATCTAGAAACAGGATAATACTGTACATTCAACAGCTTCAAACATAGTAGAAAGTAAAAGTATTGGTTGTTTGGGGTAAAAGCAGGATTGCCTGCAGAGAGTCACATTAGGACACCAaaatatcttcttcttcttcttttccttttgggATGAGGATAAAGTATTGTGCTTAGTAGGGGATGAGAATGGACCTTGTTTTGATGTCGGTTATACGGATATCGCCCTCCAACTCCATTTGGTGGTCCATAGTTCATTCCGACGTAAACAGCTGAGAAAATAAGAGGTGGCagattaaaataaaataatcagATCAGAATATGATTCGGAATAAGGACAGAAAACAGAACATCTCAAATTTGAGATACTTCATTCCAGTAACTGCTTAAAGCCTTGAACCCAAAGCAATAGCAGGGTTAATCCAATCAAAACTATATGACAGCCAATCAACCTATATAAAGCTCCATTAAGTCAACCACTACAATAACTGCTAATTAGTACTCTTGGAGTCTTGTTAGCTGCATAGGAATTTGCAAGACAGACTGGATTATAATTTATCAATATTTAAAAAGTAGTGAAGCCCAGAAACTGATATTGTTGTCCTCTTCATGCATTGATTATCTTATTTGTAGATTTCTAGACTGAGATCTCTAGGGAGTATTAGCCAGCAATTGCACAATCCACAGATGAAAATTAAGACATGAGAGCAGGTCTTTTCCATCCTGACATACTTTAGTTAAAGCAGGTAGTACACATTAGTATACTCGAGTGGTACCTGCATATTGGAATGGTGCATTCATGGACTGCATGTAATGAGAGTCGTCTGCTAACTTGAATAAAATCAATTCGATAGCCCGCATCTGCTCTCCTAGAGTACCGGTGACTGTAACTAATCTATCATGAAGTCCTGGGAAGTTGTTATCCTGAGGAGATATCTTTATGCCAGCCCGAGAATCTTCAATAAATGACCTGAACAAGAAAAATGTCAATAGTCAATACTAAAATTTCTCCAACCATCTCATTCTGCATGAAAATTATTTTTGGAAGGTAATCAAGAACAATATTGGTTAAGAATTCCATTCCATAATTTATCTTGGGAGTACAATGGGCAGATAGACTTCCATACTACATTTATTGACTCAGAACACCACCAACTATTTGTTGTTTTTTTTATAACCGAGAAATCAACAAGGGCCAATGGCGCACGATTCGAAACTCAGTGGATAATCGTATATAATCCTGAAATTTGGGACTGTAG from Lycium barbarum isolate Lr01 chromosome 10, ASM1917538v2, whole genome shotgun sequence includes:
- the LOC132612698 gene encoding uncharacterized protein LOC132612698 codes for the protein MKSSSINKSTMFKVREFVDKHTCPLKDKVCSCIQASSDFIAGIIKPKLTNHKRKYTPKDIVDDMKNEIGVDVNYMKAYRAKEKAMIELRGEPADSYKKLPGYVYILDKTYPGSHIRMKKSPETEFLYLFVALYAFIKGFDYCRPIVVVDGSHLKQEYNGTFVSASTLDGAGNILPLAYGVIDSENDNSWSWFFQQFKEAYGVRDNMCIVSDRHESIFKAVSRIYPTIPHLACIWHLWKNVYNNYRKSHEVVSGVYYKMAKAYTQNDFDMLMGKVEKEDIRVKEYLDSVGRANWSRLYCPVNRAWTLTSNIAESINAAPVSARELPIYDFLEEVRLMYGRWNFTNRQNGSYTFTTLGKKFQELLTINENKSTRMKVIPSTEYLHTVIDEGRSFIVCIEKKTCSCKMFQVDEIPCPHAWAVLKMKNLTVDSYCSKLYKPETVMKTYDVLIYPLLDQSEWNVPVYISEEVVLPPRYKRPPGRPKKKRDKSLSEWF
- the LOC132612699 gene encoding glycine-rich cell wall structural protein 2-like, which encodes MAHSKLIATALLILLFVDLAFCARLGKTIHGGGRGGGGGGKGGGGGGGSALGSGSGYGSGYGSGEGSGYGGGDGVFGRGGGGGGGGGHGGGGGGGNSGRGSGSGSGYGSGYGSGYGSGEGIGKGGGGGGGGGHGGGGGGGTGNNGSGYGSGSGYGSGSGSGYGSGGGGRGGGGGGGGGGGGGGGGGGGNGNGSGYGSGSGYGSGYGSGYGGGNGGDEP
- the LOC132614342 gene encoding protein BTR1-like, giving the protein MAREGGAESNYNSTTESHLQQSSPRKSPPSQDHEEKTTYVKFLLSNAEAGSIIGKGGSTITELQSRSGARIQLSRNYEVFPGTSDRIVMVSGFLDDILKAVDLILDKLLDEFYAEDGGEVDPCSKFRLVVPNSSCGGIIGKGGATIKSFIEDSRAGIKISPQDNNFPGLHDRLVTVTGTLGEQMRAIELILFKLADDSHYMQSMNAPFQYAAVYVGMNYGPPNGVGGRYPYNRHQNKVAPQEDKNDSVTIGVADERIGLVLGRNGRSIMEISQLSGARIKISDRGDFFSGTSDRKVTITGSQRAIRMAESMISKKVATVFESDEFVK